A stretch of DNA from Anopheles ziemanni chromosome 3, idAnoZiCoDA_A2_x.2, whole genome shotgun sequence:
AATAAACCCGTCTCCATTTCAGCGAAGAAAACATCCTTACAAATCCCAAATCAAGTGGAATAGCGAGtagaaacaaagcaaaatgCAGAACTTATGTTAACTACCAGTCGGAGCAAAACTCTTCGGATCTTTGGTCAAGTACTATGTCTCATGCGATTGTTTGTCCCTAGCAACGTTGATGAAAACTAATGAATGACAATATATCCTCAAACACACATTGAGCAGCACAATACCACACTTACGATGAAGTTGCCCTGATGATGTCGAAGTTGCGCAAGACATCCTGATTCCGATTGCGTATTCTGTGTCTAATACAATAAAACACCCAATCTTAATTACTGAAACTATCTAAGCTGATGAGCGAAATGCCTATCGAACCCTATCACTAATCCGACAGAACTTGTGGAAAATGCGCAAAAGACGAAACGGATGGAATGCACAGAACATACCCCTTGGAGAATCTTGGCGAATGAAGCTAACGTGCGAAGGATCTCACTCTAAAAACGAACCGCTGAATACCCTGCAGTACATAGCAATCGAATTTGCAGTAAAAGTCCGAAAGTTTCGAAGTCAACTTGGTTAAAAACTAACCCCCTACACAACGTCATCTAGGTGTCTCGTATGAGTTAGTTCAGTGTAGTAGATCGAAAATAAATGTTGATACTAAAGCATGAGACAGCGCCAGGCGTCAAGTGATGTTGAGCGAACTTACCGAATTTGCTATCAATATTAAGACTATTGCGATTTTGATCATCAAGAAACAGGTCTTCCAAGCAGCGCTTACTGAGGTGATCCTCCGACGAACTCAAGTGGCCGAGGTTTTCGCGAAAGTCGGTACGAGAAGAAAACTGAGTGCCTTCCTTATGGGGCTCAACATCTTGTTTTTTCTCGAGTGGCCGGTACAAGGCACCGGATACGCACACGTGTAGCATACAGCCACctaaaaacggaaaaaggtaaaagagtGTCTCTCTGTTTTGAGCTTAAGACACCGCAAATCTATCAAGACTTACCCAGTATCAGAAGGGTGCCATGAAATCCAAACAAGTGGATCAACCGTTCAATCAGCATTGGAAATACAAAACTTCCGGCGGCCGTTCCCGAGATCGTTATTCCGTTCGCTAGAGCACGGTGTTTTTCAAAATACTGGGAAACGATCACGATGCCTGGGGTTGTGGAGAGGCCACCTCCTATTCCTGTTGCATGaaagataatatttttaaagataATTGATGTTTACGAAACTTTACCTAAGCAATCCACCCAGTACCTGTAAGGATgccaaaagtaaacaacagaTGGTACATGCTGGTCGCAAAGTAGCTGAGTGTCAGTCCGAGCCCACAAAATACGCCGCCAATTATTACCACTATACGACAGGAGAATCGTTGGCACAGTGCACTAGAGAGCGGTGCTAGTACCAGGCACAGCGCCGATAGGATTGCCGGTATCCAAGAAGCGGTAGTGGCCGAGGCATTCGGAAAGTTCTCCATTATCTCCACATAGAGCACGCCGTACGATTTGACTAACCCGGCAACCCAGAACTGTACCGAGAAAGCACCGAAAACGATTACCCATCCGTAGCCTCCATCCGGCGGACTATCATCGTCGTCCTCGCTCGACTCAGATGCCACCTGCTTCCGCTGCTTCCGAAGATCAAGCCTTTGCCTGAAAGTAAAGTAGAGTAGAAACTTCATATGCTACTGCTTCCAACGTCGAGGTTCGATGTCAAAAACAATTCACTTGTCGCCATAGTGCCTTACTTTTTGCTACGTATTTCTCGAGATTTTGCTATCAGCGGCCGAGCAGTTAAACTCGAGACAGTCAGCAGGTTCTCGTTGTCATCCTCGTCCAGCTCGGTCGAAGGCTGCGGCTCCACTAGAAATGCAAGGACCACGAATTACAATCGCTACTACTAGCAGATCCTAAGGGGACATTCCCTACCAGTGTGCTGCTTGACTGGGTTATAGTGCGTATCAAGTGCCAGTGAGGATGGCCTAAGTAAAGTATCGCTGCGTGCAGCTCCAGCGGATGCCTTTGCTGGCAACGGACCACCGAAGACATCGAGCAAACTTGCGCTATCGTTAGCAGCTGGTCCATCGTTGCCACCAATTGCTGTCGTTGTCGCTGCCGCTGGTTCTCCTCGACAACCCTGTTCGATAAACTTGTTGGGTGATGCTTGTATGTTGCCTGCAGCGAGTGCCGGGTTTTGTAGCGTGTTGACGAGCGTTGGTTCCTTCCGGGCCGTAACCACCGGTGCAGACTGGATCGAAAACAGGGATCCGCTGTTTTCGAACTCCGCCAGCAGGGCGGCATTGACAGGGGCCCGACATCGCTGGTCCGGTATGGACGGATGGTAGACGCCGTCAAACAGATGGCTGTCATCCGCGTGGGGCTGTATTTCGATATCCTCCGAGAAGAGGCTTTGTGGTCGCAGGTACTGATTAAGACACTCCTGCGATGTCTGCAGAgaaaaacgtttcaattaCTACCTCGTGACCAACCGAACAAGTTGTATATTTGATTTGTGTATATACCCGATATCAGAGATTGATGAAATAGTATTGCCATTGATAATTAAAAGTTTTGATAAGTCTTACTTAGCAAATAGTCAGTTGCGACATATTTGAATAAGGTCTCGAATTAGGAAAACATGAACTAAATTCCCAGCTTGATTCAAGCACAATGCGTCATGTCACAACTTCCTTGTTAAGTGAGTCAGAACTGGGtgaagtaaaatataaatttccaAATATAGATAATATCAATCAAGATCACGTTACAGAAAAATCGTGTATTTGCAGTTAATCGGTATAGATTTAAATTGGTTTCTGTGAAACACGATGATTccgttttaaattcaaatcgtTGAATTATTTAATCAATAACACACCACAATGCATGACAAGGTAAACTCTTGACAGAGCAAATTGTTTACTATGTTCTGCCAATTTGAATGGCTCACACGCGATACTACAAAGGATTAAGTCCTGATTTCAAGCCATGCAGATCGTCCACGCACACAGACCACGTAACCAACCTCCCTTTACCGAATGATAAATTATCTAGATATAGTACATAAACATTCATTTACATGTTATATGTGAAAATCGTTGGAAGATATATGCAATCGAATTCCAATTCGTTCAGTGAAAAGGAGATATCCTGACTGACCGAAAAACGATAACtgtaaacattaatttttaaatgatttttgttaaaaaaatacaaagtaGAAGTGCAGTAGGGTATTTGCGGGACTTTTGGCCCTTGCATGTAATTTTGGCTCACTAGAAaggagatgatgatgatgagtcccacatcttaccccaacacaggtttgagaatgaCGGAGTTATCATATGtaagatatttgtttaaacttcaaagcaaatcatgaagtggtgggatcaaagcgacccttcacgaaaaagaccagtcaGCAGTGTtatgcttaatgaatctttcgatgagattcattcatatgaatcttctgCAATGAGTGATTCGATTCACGAACCGAATCTTGGCGAGATGGCGTGGATTAtgcgatcgaaaaaaaaaatgggccCTCAACCCAGTTTTGGCTGATGacttttcctccttcctgT
This window harbors:
- the LOC131286369 gene encoding uncharacterized protein LOC131286369; translated protein: MSLPKEWNLQTSQECLNQYLRPQSLFSEDIEIQPHADDSHLFDGVYHPSIPDQRCRAPVNAALLAEFENSGSLFSIQSAPVVTARKEPTLVNTLQNPALAAEPAAATTTAIGGNDGPAANDSASLLDVFGGPLPAKASAGAARSDTLLRPSSLALDTHYNPVKQHTGRELEPQPSTELDEDDNENLLTVSSLTARPLIAKSREIRSKKQRLDLRKQRKQVASESSEDDDDSPPDGGYGWVIVFGAFSVQFWVAGLVKSYGVLYVEIMENFPNASATTASWIPAILSALCLVLAPLSSALCQRFSCRIVVIIGGVFCGLGLTLSYFATSMYHLLFTFGILTGIGGGLSTTPGIVIVSQYFEKHRALANGITISGTAAGSFVFPMLIERLIHLFGFHGTLLILGGCMLHVCVSGALYRPLEKKQDVEPHKEGTQFSSRTDFRENLGHLSSSEDHLSKRCLEDLFLDDQNRNSLNIDSKFVNITEKTLQESEDELKDILSSAIFLKPIASIRSCSILHSVEDLSTDSTCVYRNRGSGYDSKRNSMRYKQQLHQQRQETQARLQAAEPVGSQLTLAAADGGGACGEAPLLGPLLMATNELDKAALGTNKDSAAATVPTVLSSSTLCTMVPVKALAQNNNRGLSKSMIIPTPVGDLNEIFDDDHYPAYKMTLAEKISQYLDITLLQEITFILMCLSVALMSVGCPYMLYYLPAYVISAGYTKSEAGYLVAVSAALDLVGRLALGWLSDLDLFDRKKAYIVCILGAGTAVLTIPSSSNTWFIIVISAGCYGLCLGSWYLLVPVLLADLFGTERISSSYGLVRMFQSIGAISVPPLAGLLRDVSGGYEICFYCMGVCMLMGSVPLIVIILRDSIALKDKRLQLDQAA